In Acidisarcina polymorpha, the DNA window AGGCCTGTTCTGGGAGCGCATCATGTTTGCCCTCGATGATCTCCTTGAAGCTCCGTACCGTGTCCTCAACCTTCACGTAGCGTCCAGGCGCTCCGGTGAAAACCTCGGCCACGTGAAATGGCTGGGAGAGGAATTTTTGCACTTTGCGGGCGCGGTTCACGGTCACCTTGTCGTCGTCAGAGAGTTCGTCGATGCCGAGAATCGCGATGATGTCCTGAAGATCCTTATATCTCTGCAAGATTCGCTTCACGCCTTGGGCCACGTCATAATGCTCCTGCCCGACGATTCGGGGCGAGAGGATACGCGAAGTCGAAGCCAGCGGATCGACGGCGGGATAAATGCCCAACTCCGAAAGTGGACGCGAAAGTACCGTCGTCGCATCGAGGTGAGCAAAGGTGGTCGCCGGTGCCGGGTCTGTCAAGTCGTCGGCGGGCACATAGACGGCCTGCACCGATGTCACCGAACCCTTCTTGGTCGAGGTAATTCGTTCCTGCAGTTCGCCCATTTCGGTCGCCAGGTTCGGCTGATAACCGACGGCCGAAGGCATACGGCCAAGCAGCGTCGAGACCTCAGAGCCGGCCTGGGTGAAGCGGAAGATGTTGTCGATAAAAAGCAGCGTGTCCGCGCCCTCTTCATCGCGGAAGTACTCGGCGACGGTCAGGCCGGTCAGCGCAACCCGCAGACGCGCTCCTGGAGGCTCGGTCATCTGCCCGTAGATCAGCGCCGCCTTCGACTTCTGGAAGTCCTTCAGATCGATAACACCCGATTCCTGGAATTCGCGCCAGAGATCGTTGCCTTCGCGAGTTCGTTCGCCCACGCCGGCGAAGACCGAGAAGCCGCCGTGTTTCATGGCGACGTTGTTGATCAACTCTTGAATGACGACGGTCTTGCCGACCCCAGCACCGCCGAAGAGGCCGATCTTGCCGCCCTTCAAAAATGGCTGGATCAGATCGATGACCTTGACGCCAGTCTCGAACATCTCTTCGCTGGTCGACTGCTCGTCGAACGCAGGAGCGAGCCGGTGGATCGGGCGACTCTGGTCGGAGTTCACTGGGCCAAGCTCATCGACCGGTTGGCCAATGACATTGAGCACGCGGCCAAGCGTGGCACGGCCCACCGGCACCATGATATAGCTGCCGGTATCGATCGCCTTCATGCCTCGAACCATGCCTTCGGTAGCTTCCATCGCCACCGTCCGCACCCGGCCTTCGCCAAGATGCTGCTGCACTTCAAGGATGACGTTGACTTCATTAGGGACATCGAAGCCCTCGCTGGTAACCCGCAAGGCCTGGTAGATAGGCGGCATGGTGGCTTCGTCGAACTGCACATCCACTGCCGGCCCCGAGATCTGAACTACTTTTCCTATGTTCTCTGCCATAAATCTCTTTCGAAGAGCTGACCGGCGGCTACGACAACGCCGCCGCTCCGCTCACAATTTCGATAATTTCCTTGGTGATCGCCGCCTGCCGCGCCCGGTTCATCGCCAGGGTGTAGGAGTCAATCATGTCGGAGGCGTTATTCGATGCCGAATCCATCGCCGTCATACGGGCAGCATGTTCGGCGGCCACCGATTCCAGCATTGCATGGTATAGCTGAATCGTGACATAGCGAGGCAGGAGCGACGCGAATAACTCGGCCGGGGGCTGCTCGTAGATATAGTCGACCTCCGAGGTGCCGAATTTTTTCGCCTCTTCCTCGGCCTGCTCTGCATCCGCCTCGGACTCTTCCGCGAGACCAGTGATCGTAATGCCGGCCGAGGCCGCCGCTTCCGCGGCCCGCTCGCGCTCCTCTTTCGATAACTCTTGCGCCTGGGCTATGTCTTGACGGCCTATCTCCAGAATGGGCAAAATACGCTCGACCACCAACCGCTGCGAAATGACCGATTTGAACTCGTTGTAAACAACGTATACGCCGTCAATTTCTTCGCGCGCATAGCGACGCACAATATCGCGGGAAATCTCATCGATGCGCTTAAACTCCAGCTTCTCGAGAATACCCGGATGATCGCCGGTCACTTGGATCTGCCCCGCCCGCTCGACCGGCCTGGAAGCCTGTTCTTCCTCTTCGCCAGCAACGCCTCTGCCGCCATCTCGCTCTCCGAAGCTGTCTCGGCCGCGCTGCTCGGTTGGCACATGTTCCTCGATGATAGCGGCCGGGTACTTCTTGCGGAAATGGTCCCGGGCCTTGCGCCCCACCGGCTCAATATCAATTTGCCGATCGCCCTCAAAGGCGATGAATTGATTGGCGGCTTTGAAGATGTTGGCGTTAAAAGCTCCAGCAAAGCCCTTATCGCCAGCGACCACCACCAGCAGCACCGTCTTTTGCTCACGCGTCACCAGCAACGGGCTGCGAATCTCGCCCGTTGTCGGGTCGACCAGTTCAATCCGCCGCTTGAGCGACTGCAGCATGCTGATGAGCATCTGCGCATAGGGCCGCGAATTGAGCGCCCGTTCCTGAGCGCGGCGCAACCGTGCCGCCGAGACCATCTTCATGGCCTTGGTGATCTGGCGCGTGTTTTTCACGCTGCGAATGCGCCGTTTTAGATCGAGGACACTAGCCATAGAGGGTGCCTACTTCGCCGCCGTCGCGGGCTCGGGCGCTGCCGCCGGAGTCGTCTGCTGGGCTTTCTTCTTTTCACCCTCATCTAAGGGCTTGACCGACGATTCGGGCAGCTTCGCATCGCCGTGGTCGGAGAGAAAGTTTTGCTTGTACTCCTTGAGTGCCGCATCGATACGGCCTTTGAGATCGTCATCGAGCGTCTTCTTGGAGAGAATGTCGCTCAGCAATCCCGATTGCGCCGAGTCGAGGTATTTGTAGAGGCCGTCTTCAAAAGCCCGGATCTGCTCGACCTGCAAGTCATCAAGATAACCGTTGTTGCCGGCATAGATGATGATGATCTGCTTCTCAGTGGGCAACGGCGAGAACTGTGGCTGCTTGAGAAGCTCAGTGAGCCGCCTGCCGCGGTTGAGTTGGTTCTGAGTGACCTTATCCAGATCGCTGCCGAATTGTGCAAATGCGGCGAGTTCCCGGTATTGCGCGAGGTCGAGCTTCAGGGTACCGGCAACCTGGCGCATCGCCTTGATTTGCGCACTGCCACCTACGCGGCTGACCGAGAGTCCCACATTGACTGCTGGGCGAACGCCCGAGTTGAACAGATCGGTTTCCAGGTAGATTTGGCCGTCGGTGATGGAGATGACGTTTGTCGGAATATATGCGGAGACGTCGCCGGCTTGAGTTTCAATGATTGGAAGAGCGGTCAGAGAGCCGCCACCTTTTTCGTCATTCAACTTGGAAGAGCGCTCCAGCAACCGCGAATGCAGATAGAACACGTCCCCCGGATAAGCCTCGCGTCCCGGCGGCCGGCGCAGCAGCAAGGAGAGTTCGCGGTACGCAACCGCATGCTTTGAAAGATCGTCGTAGATGACTAGGGCATGCTTGCCGTTATCGCGGAAATACTCCCCAATAGCAGTTGCAGCGAAGGGCGATATATAGAGCATCGGCGCCGGTTCCGAAGCAGTCGCCGCCACCACCACGGTGTAGTCCATCGCGCCGTTCTCGGTGAGCGTCTGCACCACCTGCGCGACTGAGGAACGCTTCTGCCCGATCGCGCAATAAATGCAGATCAGGTTGTTTTTCGCGCTGTTGATGATGGTATCGAGCGCCACCGCAGTCTTGCCGGTCTGCCGGTCGCCAATGATCAGTTCCCGCTGGCCTCGGCCGATTGGAATCATGCTGTCGATGGCCTTCAGGCCGGTGGTCATCGGCTCGCGAACTGGCTGGCGGTCGACCACCCCGGGGGCAAGCCGTTCCACTGGATAATTCTCTGTCGAGGCGACTGGTCCGCGATCGTCGATCGGCTGCCCGAGTGCATTGACGACTCGACCGATCATGGCATCGCCAACCGGCACACTCAGGATGCGGCCGGTCCGCTTGACCTGATCGCCCTCGCGAAGATGGGTGTAGTCGCCCAAAAGCACCGAACCCACCTGGTCCTCTTCGAGGCTCATCGCAAGACCGGAAATGTCATGAGGAAACTCGAGCAGTTCGCCCGCCATGACCTTGTCCAGCCCATGCAGGCGCGCAATACCGTCGCCCAGCGACATAATGGTCCCAACTTCGTCGACGCGGACCTTCGCGTCATAATTCTCGATTTGCTGCCGCAGCAGCTCGGTTATTTCATCTGCTTTGATCTGAGCCATTCGTCACTTTCCCAACTGAATCTCGCGTTGTTGCCACCATCACTAAAAAAATCAGCTTGCCGCCAACTCTTCCCGCAACCGGTCGAGCTGCCCGCGGACGGAACCGTCGTAGACCGTGCTGCCAAGCTTCACAATTACTCCGCCGAGCAGGCTTTCATCCTGGCGATATCTGGCATTGACTCGTCCTCCAGCCAGCTCCCCGACCTGAGCTTCTAATCCCTGGCGCTCATCGTCGCCCAGAGGACGGGCCGATATGATGTCTACCTCGTAAATTCCCTGCCGACGGTCCATCTCCAGCCGATACTCGGAAGCTACTTCGCTGAAAGCAGCGATCCGGTCATGATTGATCAGAACTGCAATAAAGTTCCTGACGATCGGAGAAAGTCCGATTCGCTCATTCAATTTATCGAGAATCCCAACCTTCTGCTCGGATGGGAAAACCGGGTCCTCGAGGACTTGGCGTAGTTGTGGACTTTCGTCCCAAGCAAAGGCGAAATCATCGAGTTGCCGGCTGACTTCCGCCGGGTCCAGCTTAGCCCCTTCGACCGCTTCAGCAAAGGCGCGGGCGTATCTTGTGGCAAAGAGGGACATCAGTTTTGCCCTCCCTTGCCGAATTGGCCAGCCAACTCACGACCGAACCGCTGGACGAGGGCCTTGTCCGTCTCTGCCGTCAGTTGAATGCGCTTGGCCGCCTTATCGATAGCCAGCTCCGCTGCGAATCGTTTCAGCTCGCGTTGTGCAGCGGTCCCTGCCGACTCAATCTCCTGCTCAGCTGCCTTCACGATCCGCACCCGCTCTTCCTCGAGCGCCTGCTTAATCCGCTTCTCATCTTCAACGATGTCTCGATCTGTTTGCTTCCGGATCGCGTCGATATCCTCGCCGAGCCTCGCCAGCTTCGTCTCGACCGCGGTCAACCGTTCATTGGCAATCTCGGTTGCGGACCGCGCGTCGATCAACTGCTTCTGGATGGTCGCAGTCCGACTGCGTATCGCCTTCGGCACCGCCCTCGCCAGAAAGAAGAGGATCACTAGAATCAGGATCGCTGAATTCAAATCCTCAAAGATCTGAGCCGCCACCTCGGTGCTGACATTGAGCGTCCGCGCGATGGCCTTCACCGGACGAGCATGGCGAAACTGTCCGTTCTCGGCGTCGGCTTCCTGGTTGTCCGCTCCCTTGGCGGTGTCAGCCGCCGGCGATCCCGGGGCCGGATTACCGCTCGGCCCAGAATCCTCGACTACCACCGCCCGCGCCGCGGGAAGAGCGAAGGAACCAATCGACAGGGTGAGCGCCAAACCTACAAGAAGGCTGCGATGACAGGTGAGAAGATTACGAAGACAGGTTTTCAATGGGACTCCTCAGCTGCGACTGGATTTCCCGGCAACGAGCCGCCAGACAGCACCGCCTTCAGAATGTCCGCAACCAAGGCATCGGCGCCACGCTCGAACTCCTGCCTCGAAGTTGCCGCCTGCGCTTCGAGCGAACTCTTGGCGGCGTTCACTCGGTCCCGGGCCGCCTGGCGCGCGGTCGCCAGAGCGCTCTCTCTTTCCGCATTCCAGGCTTTGATGCGGTTCTCGCGTGCGCGGAAAATCTCAGCCCGCGCCGCCCTCAGTTTGGCTTCGTACTCCTGGGCCTTGGCATCCGCGGCGGCGATTGCCGCATGAGCCCTCTCGACGGCGCCTTCCGTCCGCGCGCGCCGCTCGGCCAGGATCTTCAATAGAGGCCCATGGAGCAGGAATTTATACGCGATCACCAGAACGAGGAACAGGATCATCGTCGGCACAGAGCCGATCACCAGAGGTACGAGTTGTCGCAGTATTTCGTCCATTGCCTTCACCGGCTTACGGTGGATTGTCTCAGGGTTTTTGAGCCGGAACTCTAGGTTCTAACAAAGCTTACGGGAGTGTCAACGTGCAAGCTGGTGCGTCGCCGGAGATGCTGCACTATCCGTGATGAATTCTTCTTGACGGAACCGGTCTCAGGCGTAAGCTAAAGGATATCACCTCGACCCGGTTCAGGGTCAGGCGGGTTGCTGGTTGAGGACTCTTTACCGCGCCCCAGCCGGCAACCCGCTACTAATCAGCCGACATGAACTACCAGAGAATGGGTCAGCAGGGCGGGTAACCCATCCTAATGGACTTCGGAGATAGACGTATGCATTTCGGGGAACATCCGATCCATAGGTAGGTGCCGCTGGTCACAAAGCTTGGCTAGACTGGATCCACTTCGGAGGACGGCGTCGCCCAAAAGCGCCGGTACCTTCCCAACAACGAGGCTGGTCCCGAGACCTCGATCCGTACACGTTGCTCCTGAAACTCTCGTGCCTCGATCAAAGCTCCTGCATCCAGAGCAGCGAGAACGGCGCCCTCGTCCTGCGGAATCTCGAGTATTCTTCGGACGATCGGATCGGCGACCAGCGCGGCATCGATACGCCTTAGCAACAAATCCAGACCCGCGCCGGTTCGCGCCGAGATGGCGATCGCGTCCGGACCCAGCAGCTCTCTTTCTTCTTCCGGGAGCAGATCGACCTTGTTCAGCACCTCGAGCCGTGGCTTGTTTTCGGCGCCAAGTTCGGCCAACACCTTCTCAACCTCAGCCTTCTGTTCTTCCTGGGTCGGACTCGAACAGTCCTGCACATGCAGCAACACTTCCGCCTTCTGCACCTCTTCGAGGGTCGCGCGAAACGAAGTAATCAGGGTATGGGGAAGATTTCTGATGAATCCAACGGTGTCCGAAAGCAGGATCTTTCTGCGAGATGGCAGCACCAGCGAGCGCAGCTTGGGATCGAGAGTGGCAAACATTCGCGACGATTCCAGCACTCCGGCATGGGTCAGCGCATTGAACAGCGTGCTTTTGCCGGCATTGGTATAGCCCACCAGGGCCACCGTCGGCACCGGCACCGCCTCACGTCGGTGGCGCTGCTGACCACGCACCTTCCTCACCGACTCAAGTTCGTCCTTGAGGTGAAGCACTTTGCGCTGGATCCGCCGCCGGTCTGTCTCCAGCTGCGTCTCGCCAGGACCACGGGTGCCAATGCCGCCACCCAGTTGCGACATGGAACTCCCTTTGCCGGTCAGCCTCGGCAGCATGTACTCCAGCTGCGCGAGCTCGACTTGCAGTTGACCTTCGCGAGTTCGGGCGTGGCGGGCGAAAATGTCCAGGATCAACTGCGTCCGGTCGACTACCCGGCAGGGAAGCGCGTCCTCTAGATTGCGCAGCTGGGTTGGCGTTAGATCGTGGTCTACGAGGATGACAGTAGCGTTCGAAGAGGCCGCCGCCGCCGCAACTTCCTCGACCTTTCCTGCGCCAAGCAGTGTAGCCGGATCGGCTTTCGCTCGCCGCTGCGCGATTTCTCCCACAATTTCAGCCCCGGCACTCTCTACCAGCTCCCGGAACTCCGCCCGGGACGCCTCGGAATCTAAGCCGGGAGTGGGAGATACACCAGCAATTTCGGCTTCGGCAATCGGTTCATGGTCGGCCTCGGAGTCCTCATCTTGCAAGGATCGGGCGGAACTGCGGCTTATCGCCGCTGCATGACGAGCCAGGGTGGCGGATTGGGAAAGCCCCTTACGTTTCGACGAAAGTTCAACCACGACCAGCAGGGCGCGCTCCGGGGAAGCCTCCGTGCTCGTCAACCGGCGACTTTCATCCGAGCCTGGCTCAAGATCCCTCGGTAGCTTCACTAGCTCACTCGCTGCCGGAACAGCCTTGCCTTCAAGAGTGCGAATTCCCCGGAGAAGGATCGTGCGCTCCTGGCGTTCCCGTTACCGTTGCGGCTGGCCCGGTCGCAGGAGAAGCCCCGGCATGCGCTGGTGCTCCGAGCGGGGGTCTGTGCTCACCATGGATCACCGAGCGATTACTCACTACGGTCGAGATAGCGTGCTTGAAGATCAACTGTTCCTGGCTGTTGTTCTCCAATAGCACCGAGTACTTGTCAAAGGACCTTATCTTGCCGGTCAGCTTCACTCCGCTGACCAGATAGATCGTGATGGGGGTCTTGTCTTTACGGACCGTATTAAGAAACGTGTCCTGAATGTTTTGTGCCGGCTTGTTATCCATGCGCCGATCTCCCGCGTCGGTTAGTTGGTCTCTTGAAGCAAAACTAAAACTTACAGCGAAAACAAAGGTGTCCGTTTAAATAGACGGACATCCGCGGAATAGTGTGCTTTCAACATACCGGTCGCCACCCCTTTTATCAACTGGCGGAGCTTCAGGAGCTTGCTGCAACTTCAATATATGCGCCATGGCAACCTCCATCGCTGGTGAAATGATTGGATGGCGAAAAGCAACTTTGGGGTGGCATCGATTTGCTTTTTCTTCCCAGGCTGGTTGCGACCAGAACTCCCCGAAGGTCCAGAATCAGTGCCGGGGATGGCGTTTCGCCTCGCCCGCGTGTTTTCCTCTCCTGCTGGAGTGGCGGCCAGTTGCTGGCGTCTGTGCGGTAGGTTGGGGTCTGACCACCGGCGCGGGCGCCGCGGGATCTACTTTCCGTACCTGTTCACCGTCGAGGCGGTAGGTCAAGGTTTCGGAAGCGGCGGGATGGATCGCTCCGGATTCGGGGTCTACAATCACGCCATCGCCAACTCCTTGCTTGAAGCGAAAGGTCGGCACCGGACCCTGCTTATTGGGACCCTGATTATCTAAAGCGAGGTTTTCCACCACTACCGGAAGGTACCCGCGAATGTTCCGCTGCCGGAAGGCGGTCTCATAGCGGTGCTTCCTCAGGTTCCAGGTAAAAACCCGTACCTGGCTGAAGTCATAAGGCAGTCC includes these proteins:
- the atpD gene encoding F0F1 ATP synthase subunit beta; this encodes MAENIGKVVQISGPAVDVQFDEATMPPIYQALRVTSEGFDVPNEVNVILEVQQHLGEGRVRTVAMEATEGMVRGMKAIDTGSYIMVPVGRATLGRVLNVIGQPVDELGPVNSDQSRPIHRLAPAFDEQSTSEEMFETGVKVIDLIQPFLKGGKIGLFGGAGVGKTVVIQELINNVAMKHGGFSVFAGVGERTREGNDLWREFQESGVIDLKDFQKSKAALIYGQMTEPPGARLRVALTGLTVAEYFRDEEGADTLLFIDNIFRFTQAGSEVSTLLGRMPSAVGYQPNLATEMGELQERITSTKKGSVTSVQAVYVPADDLTDPAPATTFAHLDATTVLSRPLSELGIYPAVDPLASTSRILSPRIVGQEHYDVAQGVKRILQRYKDLQDIIAILGIDELSDDDKVTVNRARKVQKFLSQPFHVAEVFTGAPGRYVKVEDTVRSFKEIIEGKHDALPEQAFYMKGAIEEVLEAAEKMKNA
- a CDS encoding F0F1 ATP synthase subunit gamma; translation: MASVLDLKRRIRSVKNTRQITKAMKMVSAARLRRAQERALNSRPYAQMLISMLQSLKRRIELVDPTTGEIRSPLLVTREQKTVLLVVVAGDKGFAGAFNANIFKAANQFIAFEGDRQIDIEPVGRKARDHFRKKYPAAIIEEHVPTEQRGRDSFGERDGGRGVAGEEEEQASRPVERAGQIQVTGDHPGILEKLEFKRIDEISRDIVRRYAREEIDGVYVVYNEFKSVISQRLVVERILPILEIGRQDIAQAQELSKEERERAAEAAASAGITITGLAEESEADAEQAEEEAKKFGTSEVDYIYEQPPAELFASLLPRYVTIQLYHAMLESVAAEHAARMTAMDSASNNASDMIDSYTLAMNRARQAAITKEIIEIVSGAAALS
- the atpA gene encoding F0F1 ATP synthase subunit alpha codes for the protein MAQIKADEITELLRQQIENYDAKVRVDEVGTIMSLGDGIARLHGLDKVMAGELLEFPHDISGLAMSLEEDQVGSVLLGDYTHLREGDQVKRTGRILSVPVGDAMIGRVVNALGQPIDDRGPVASTENYPVERLAPGVVDRQPVREPMTTGLKAIDSMIPIGRGQRELIIGDRQTGKTAVALDTIINSAKNNLICIYCAIGQKRSSVAQVVQTLTENGAMDYTVVVAATASEPAPMLYISPFAATAIGEYFRDNGKHALVIYDDLSKHAVAYRELSLLLRRPPGREAYPGDVFYLHSRLLERSSKLNDEKGGGSLTALPIIETQAGDVSAYIPTNVISITDGQIYLETDLFNSGVRPAVNVGLSVSRVGGSAQIKAMRQVAGTLKLDLAQYRELAAFAQFGSDLDKVTQNQLNRGRRLTELLKQPQFSPLPTEKQIIIIYAGNNGYLDDLQVEQIRAFEDGLYKYLDSAQSGLLSDILSKKTLDDDLKGRIDAALKEYKQNFLSDHGDAKLPESSVKPLDEGEKKKAQQTTPAAAPEPATAAK
- the atpH gene encoding ATP synthase F1 subunit delta, with amino-acid sequence MSLFATRYARAFAEAVEGAKLDPAEVSRQLDDFAFAWDESPQLRQVLEDPVFPSEQKVGILDKLNERIGLSPIVRNFIAVLINHDRIAAFSEVASEYRLEMDRRQGIYEVDIISARPLGDDERQGLEAQVGELAGGRVNARYRQDESLLGGVIVKLGSTVYDGSVRGQLDRLREELAAS
- a CDS encoding ATP synthase F0 subunit B codes for the protein MKTCLRNLLTCHRSLLVGLALTLSIGSFALPAARAVVVEDSGPSGNPAPGSPAADTAKGADNQEADAENGQFRHARPVKAIARTLNVSTEVAAQIFEDLNSAILILVILFFLARAVPKAIRSRTATIQKQLIDARSATEIANERLTAVETKLARLGEDIDAIRKQTDRDIVEDEKRIKQALEEERVRIVKAAEQEIESAGTAAQRELKRFAAELAIDKAAKRIQLTAETDKALVQRFGRELAGQFGKGGQN
- a CDS encoding ATP synthase F0 subunit B, giving the protein MDEILRQLVPLVIGSVPTMILFLVLVIAYKFLLHGPLLKILAERRARTEGAVERAHAAIAAADAKAQEYEAKLRAARAEIFRARENRIKAWNAERESALATARQAARDRVNAAKSSLEAQAATSRQEFERGADALVADILKAVLSGGSLPGNPVAAEESH
- the hflX gene encoding GTPase HflX, with protein sequence MTSTEASPERALLVVVELSSKRKGLSQSATLARHAAAISRSSARSLQDEDSEADHEPIAEAEIAGVSPTPGLDSEASRAEFRELVESAGAEIVGEIAQRRAKADPATLLGAGKVEEVAAAAASSNATVILVDHDLTPTQLRNLEDALPCRVVDRTQLILDIFARHARTREGQLQVELAQLEYMLPRLTGKGSSMSQLGGGIGTRGPGETQLETDRRRIQRKVLHLKDELESVRKVRGQQRHRREAVPVPTVALVGYTNAGKSTLFNALTHAGVLESSRMFATLDPKLRSLVLPSRRKILLSDTVGFIRNLPHTLITSFRATLEEVQKAEVLLHVQDCSSPTQEEQKAEVEKVLAELGAENKPRLEVLNKVDLLPEEERELLGPDAIAISARTGAGLDLLLRRIDAALVADPIVRRILEIPQDEGAVLAALDAGALIEAREFQEQRVRIEVSGPASLLGRYRRFWATPSSEVDPV
- the hfq gene encoding RNA chaperone Hfq, which gives rise to MDNKPAQNIQDTFLNTVRKDKTPITIYLVSGVKLTGKIRSFDKYSVLLENNSQEQLIFKHAISTVVSNRSVIHGEHRPPLGAPAHAGASPATGPAATVTGTPGAHDPSPGNSHS